A window of the Gopherus flavomarginatus isolate rGopFla2 unplaced genomic scaffold, rGopFla2.mat.asm mat_scaffold_90_arrow_ctg1, whole genome shotgun sequence genome harbors these coding sequences:
- the LOC127042677 gene encoding olfactory receptor 6F1-like: protein MFHSGCIHRTATHTGEHPMVKGNQTNVREFILMGFPGSQYVQISLFLLLFFTYFLTLMGNITIISLVGTHRRLHTPMYFFLCNLSFLDIWFTTGYIPKTLALLVSQSKTISFPSCLLQMYFVFSFGCTEYLLLAVMAYDRYLAICHPLRYSSIMNSTFSIQLALGSWASSFLTISVLAFLITRLSFCDSTIINHFFCDVDSWIVLSCTDTRLVEMVYITICFIVVLGSCAIILVSYIYIISTVLRIPSAQAWQKVFSTCSAHLTVVVIWYGCSIFLYVKPSKQNSLEMNKVVTLLNTIMTPLLNPFIYTLRNKDIKEILRKAFSRT, encoded by the exons ATGTTTCATTCAGGATGCATCCACAGAACTGCCACCCACACA GGAGAGCACCCAATGGTGAAGGGAAATCAGACCAATGTGAGGGAATTTATTCTTATGGGGTTCCCTGGCTCTCAGTATGTGCAGATCTCTCTATTCCTGCTTCTCTTTTTCACTTACTTCCTGACGCTGATGGGAAACATCACCATCATCTCCTTAGTGGGGACTCACCGCCGCCTGCACACCCCgatgtatttcttcctctgcaatctCTCCTTCTTAGACATTTGGTTCACTACGGGGTACATTCCCAAAACTCTTGCTCTCCTAGTGTCCCAAAGcaaaaccatttccttccccagtTGCCTCCTGCAGATGTACTTTGTCTTCTCCTTCGGCTGCACTGAATATCTACTTCTGGCAGTCATGGCCTATGATCGCTATCTGGCCATATGCCACCCATTGCGCTATAGCTCCATCATGAACAGCACATTCTCCATTCAACTGGCTCTTGGATCATGGGCAAGTAGCTTCTTGACTATTTCTGTACTGGCGTTTCTGATCACCAGATTGTCCTTCTGCGACTCTACCATCATCAACCATTTTTTCTGTGATGTAGATTCTTGGATAGTGCTGTCCTGCACAGACACGCGCCTCGTTGAGATGGTATATATTACTATCTGCTTTATTGTCGTCCTTGGGTCCTGTGCCATCATCCTGGTCTCCTACATTTACATCATCTCCACTGTCCTGAGAATCCCATCTGCCCAAGCCTGGCAAAAGGTCTTTTCCACTTGCTCTGCCCATCTCACCGTTGTGGTTATATGGTACGGCTGCTCCATCTTTCTGTATGTCAAGCCATCCAAACAGAACTCGCTGGAAATGAACAAAGTTGTCACCCTCTTGAACACTATCATGACACCATTGCTTAATCCTTTCATTTACACATTAAGGAACAAAGACATTAAAGAAATCTTGAGAAAGGCATTCAGTaggacatag
- the LOC127042686 gene encoding olfactory receptor 6F1-like produces the protein MEKRNQSAVMGFILLGFPGNQYLQISLFVLFLLTYILTVLGNVTIITLVANHRCLHTPMYCFLCNLSFLEIWYTTACVPKALAIFLGKSKAISFIGCFLQMYFIFSLGCTEYFLLSIMAYDRYLAICYPLHYSTIMNSTLSAQLALGSWVCGFLVISVLASLISRLSFCGPNVINNFFCEIDSWIVLSCTDTSIIQVSAFITSIVVILGSCVITLLSYIYIISTILRIPSAKGRQRAFSTCSSHLVVVLLWYGSTIFLFVKPSARNSLELTKIVNILNTVVTPLLNPFIYALRNREVKEAMQNTLFGT, from the coding sequence ATGGAGAAACGTAATCAATCTGCTGTGATGGGATTCATCCTCTTGGGATTCCCGGGGAACCAGTATTTGCAGATCTCCCTCTTTGTACTCTTCCTCCTTACGTACATCCTGACAGTCCTGGGAAACGTGACCATCATAACCCTAGTGGCGAACCACCGCTGCCTCCACACACCAATGTACTGCTTCCTCTGCAATCTCTCCTTCCTGGAGATCTGGTATACCACAGCCTGTGTTCCTAAAGCCCTTGCAATCTTCCTGGGGAAAAGCAAAGCCATCTCCTTCATTGGCTGCTTCCTACAGATGTACTTCATATTCTCCTTGGGCTGCACAGAATATTTCCTCCTGTCCATCATGGCCTATGATCGCTATCTGGCCATATGTTACCCATTGCATTATAGCACCATTATGAACAGCACCTTGTCAGCTCAGCTGGCTCTTGGCTCTTGGGTATGTGGTTTCCTGGTTATCTCTGTGCTGGCATCTTTAATATCCAGGTTGTCTTTCTGTGGCCCTAATGTCATCAATAATTTCTTTTGTGAGATAGATTCCTGGATTGTCCTTTCTTGCACGGACACATCCATCATTCAGGTATCAGCTTTCATCACCTCAATCGTTGTCATCCTGGGCTCGTGTGTGATAACTCTCCTTTCATACATCTATATCATATCCACTATATTGAGAATCCCATCAGCCAAAGGCCGGCAAAGGGCATTTTCCACTTGCTCATCCCATCTTGTCGTTGTGCTTCTATGGTACGGATCCACCATTTTTCTCTTTGTCAAGCCATCTGCACGGAATTCATTGGAACTGACCAAGATAGTCAACATCCTGAACACTGTGGTCACGCCACTGCTAAACCCTTTCATCTATGctctgagaaacagagaggtgaagGAAGCCATGCAAAATACACTCTTTGGGACATGA
- the LOC127042678 gene encoding olfactory receptor 5V1-like: MENQTKVTEFILLGLSSDPQVQIFLFLMFLVIYLVTLVGNILIMLVIRADSHLHTPMYFFLFHLSLVDICYSSITVPTMLMNFLAKHKIISVNGCITQMFFFILLAGTEVFILSAMAYDRYAAICDPLYYMEMMSKEICVQLVSGAWTIGLLYALLNMVFTFKLHFCGPNQICHFSCELPSLLQLSCTDTFTNQVVLLASAVILGAISFLLTLISYIHIISTILRMPSVQGKRKAFSTCSSHLIVVGLLYLAAFIQYTKSRSVSSVAVDEIVSIQYSILTPILNPIIYSLKNEEVKTALRNLLGKCKFLK, encoded by the coding sequence ATGGAAAATCAAACCAAAGTGACTGAATTTATTCTGCTGGGACTTTCCAGTGATCCACAGGTGCAGATTTTCCTCTTCTTGATGTTTTTAGTTATTTACCTAGTTACTCTGGTTGGGAACATATTGATCATGCTGGTGATAAGAGCTGATTCTCACCTTCACACGCCTATGTATTTCTTCCTCTTCCATTTATCCCTTGTTGATATCTGCTATTCCTCCATCACAGTGCCTACAATGCTAATGAACTTCCTAGCAAAGCACAAAATTATTTCGGTCAATGGCTGCATTACCCAGATGTTCTTCTTTATCCTCTTAGCTGGTACAGAAGTTTTCATTCTTTCAGCAATGGCTTATGACCGCTATGCtgccatctgtgacccattgtaTTACATGGAGATGATGAGCAAAGAGATCTGTGTTCAGCTGGTGAGTGGGGCATGGACCATAGGGTTATTATATGCCCTGCTTAACATGGTTTTCACCTTCAAGTTGCATTTCTGTGGGCCCAATCAAATCTGCCATTTCAGCTGCGAGCTCCCTTCCCTATTACAACTGTCCTGTACTGATACCTTCACCAATCAAGTGGTGCTTCTTGCTTCTGCTGTGATACTTGGAGCGatctccttcctcctcaccctgatctcctacattcacatcatctccaccatcctgaggaTGCCCTCTGTGCAGGGTAAGCGAAAAGCCTTCTCCACATGCAGCTCCCACCTGATTGTGGTTGGTTTGTTGTACCTGGCAGCTTTCATCCAGTACACAAAGTCCAGATCAGTCTCCTCTGTGGCTGTGGATGAAATAGTCTCCATCCAGTACAGCATCTTGACTCCCATtctaaaccccatcatctacagcctgaaaaaCGAGGAGGTGAAAACAGCTCTAAGGAATTTATTGGGAAAATGTAAGTTTCTCAAGTAA